Within uncultured Methanoregula sp., the genomic segment TATCTCCAGAAGATCAACCCCTGGTTCCTCCTCCTTGCATTCCTCACCCATGTCCTGACCATGTGTTTCTGGGCAATGCGGGTGAAGAAGATGTCGGGGTCTCTCGGGTACCGGATCGGGTTCTTCTACAGCCTCAATCTCGTTTTTGCAAACCTGCTCGCCGCTGCCGTCACCCCGGCCCAGACCGGGGGGGAACCGGTCAGGATCCACGAGCTCTACAAGGCCAATGTCCCCATCGGGGATGCAACCGCAGTCGTCATCATGGAGCGGGTGCTTGACGGTATCGCCCTTGCAGCCCTTGCCGCATTCTCCATGATCGTCCTGACCGAACAATGGAAGAGCCTCGGTGCAATCTCGGAGATCATGGTCTACGTTACCTGGGTCTTCGTTGCCGGGTGTCTCTTCCTCTTCTATCTCGCAATCAGGAGACCGGATGTCATAAAGCGGGTCGTGAACCGGTGTGCACGCTTCTTTACCAAGAAGTGGGAGGAAGCCAAGGTCGATGAACTCCTGATCCGGGCAGACAAGGAGATCGACAACTTCCAGCAGTCCGTGGTCAAGTTCGTGAGGAGTGCCAAGGGAGGGCTTCTCTGGGGCATGCTCTTTACCCTGCTCTACTGGGTATCGGAGATCGTGACCGCCTCGCTCATTCTCGTGGGGCTCGGCCAGCCACCCCTTATCCTTGAATCATTCGTAATCCAGCTCATCCTCGCCATCCTGATGATGATCCCGCTCACGCCGGGCAGTTCAGGTATTGCGGAACTCGGGGCTACTTCCATGTATGCCCTCTTCATCCCGGCCTCGATTGTCGGCATCTTTGTCGTTATCTGGCGGATCGTCCTCTATTACTTCAATATCGCGCTCGGCGTCCTCTCGAGCATCATAATCGTGCGCAGGGAAGCAAAAAAAGCAGCAGAATAACCGGAAAACTCCTGTTCCATCATTGCAGTCCTGCCACCTGAACTCTTATCATTAAGAACGTCAATCACTGTGCACGGCATGACGCAGGTCAGGTGCGAAGTCAAGGGGGTGTTTGTCGCCATGGGCGAGGCGTCAACGGTGCCCCTGGTGGTGCTCTCCGATGGCAGCGACCGCATGCTGCCCATTTTTATCGGCATCTGGGAAGCCATCTCCATCAACAGCGCAAAGAACCGGGAGGTACTTCCCCGGCCGTTCACTCATGACCTCTTCTTGGATCTCTGCGGGAAATTTTCCATCACGTTCCGGTTCCTGCAGATCGATTCCCTGGAAGACGGGGTATATTATGCCCAGCTGGTCTTTGCCCGGGATCAGCACGAAGAATACCTGGACTGCCGGCCAAGCGACGGGATAGCACTGGCCCTTCGCGGGGATGTCCCCATCTTTGTCGATGAATCGGTACTCGCCGCAGCAGGGCAGACCGCAGAGGATTTGCCCGCTATCGTGGATCTCACGACATTCCTGCAGAATAAATAAAAAAAAGGTTATTTGCGGCGGTTCCCGAGTTCCTGCATAACGTCGGCAAGGTCCGCATCCGCGGCCCGCAGGGCGACAAGCAGGTGGAAGAGAAGATCCGCAGTTTCCTCGACCGTGCGTTCGTTCACCCCGTTCTTCACCGCGAGGATGAACTCGGTCGACTCCTCGCCGACTTTTTCGAGCACCTTGTCGATGCCTTTTTTGTCGTTCAGGAGACGTGAGGTATAGGACTCTTCAGTCGGGTGTGCCGCCCGCTCGCAGATGACGTCCCAGATCTCAGCAATCACGCCTGGATCAACTGGTGCGGTCATGATGCCACCTGCAGGAGAAGGACTTCGCCCACTTCAAGGCCAAAAAACCGCCGGCAGAGTATGCGCGCTTTCTCAATATTGCAGCCGGCCTTCCCGATAGCGATACCAAGGTCGGTCCGCTGCCGGACGAGAACATTCACCGGCCCTTCCGCGGTACGATCAATGCCCACGACTTCCGCCGGCTTGAAGATATTGGCAATAAAAGCGTCAGGGGTTTCATCGTACTCCACCATCTCGATGCGTTTTCCAAGCACGTTCTGGAGACGCCGGATATTCTCCCCTTTCTTCCCGATGGCAAGACCCATGTCACCCGGCCGGATCACGTAGATGACCCGGTCGAACCGGTCGTCGATCACGCAGTCGAGGGCTGTCGATTTGGTCAGGATCCGCAACTCTTCGATGTACCTTCGCTCTTTAAAGCCGATATTTCGTTCCATCTGAAAATCAATCCTATTGTATCCGCAGTTTTGTGATATTCGAAATTTTGATACAGGTATTTTAGCCGGTACTTCCGGATGCTGTGCGGTGATTTAAGAAACTATCACACGCTGCATAGGTAAAAAAGTTGTGAAAGAGGGGTTGAATAGTTATCGGATGGTATACGTGATGGTAACGGTGGCAGTGACCGTCACGTCGCCGGGCTGGATCGGGGTCGGAGCTGCTGCCGTTTTCATCCCGACACCGGCATCGAGACTGTAGTTCTGGTAAAGGACGGGTGAATACCCGGCACCGATATCAGCGTTCTGCACACCCGTGATGTTCGTTCCCATGGCTGCTGCTACCGTATCAGCGTCGGACCGTGCGCGGACAACCGCTTTCTGGAGGGCCTGGGTCCGGAGAACCTGGGACTGCTCATCGGAGAGCATGAACTGGATGGAGTCAGCCTGGTTGATACCGTTTGCTACCGCGATATCGATGACGTCCCCGGTCTTGCTCACATCATGGAGCGTGACAGTCAGGGTGTTGGTTACACGGTAGGTCTTCACTTTCTGGTCGAAGAGGGCCTTGGAGGTATCATCGTACACCGGGTAGATGTTGTAGCCGGTGGTCTTGAGTGCGTCACGGGGGATGCCGGCGCTCACGAGGGCATTAATCACGTTGTTCATCTTCTGGGCATTGTCGGCCTGGGCAACCTTTACATCGGCATTCTCGGTCTGGACCGAGAAGGTAACCTGCGCCCGGTCCGGGGTGCCAAGGATGGTACCGGTACCGGTGGCATGGATCACGTGGTCGTTAACCGTGGAATCAGCTGCTGCTGCGCAGCCGACAAGGGCCATCGCGATGACCGCGACAGCAACCATACAGAGAGAGAGTCTTCGTATCATAGTTTGTCACAGGATGTTGCATGGAAAGGGGATTAAAGATTACTTTGACTGCGAAAAAACTGGCAGTTACCGGAAAAAACCATGCCGGAGCAGGAACATGAGCCAAAACGTGCGGCATGACTGCCGATCACCGGGTTCCGGCCGATCCGGGCATGACCCTCCATTAAGTGCACCAGAATATAAAGGGGCCGGCACAGTCCCCCAAACAACAATATGAGATAACACGAATAGTGTACGCGACCAGAGCATGGAAGCGACAATCGTAGAGAAGATATTCTCACGGAAATGCGGCAAGGAAATACGGGCAGGCGAAATGGTCATGGCTCCTCTTGACGGGACCATGATCCATGATATCACCGGCCCGCTTGCCATCCAGAAGTTCTACGAGATGGGCGGGAAGAAAGTCTATGACCCGGAGCGCATCATCATGCTCTTTGACCACCAGATTCCCGCAGACTCGATAGAGGCGGCAAGCAACCATGTCTACATGCGGAAATTTGCCGAGGAGCAGGGCATCCACAACTACGACATCAACGAGGGCGTCTGCCACCAGGTGACCATCGAGAAAGGACGGGCTGCACCGGGCGAGATCGTGGTAGGAGCGGATTCCCATACCTGCATGTATGGCGCCACCGGGGCATTTGCCACCGGGATCGGATCTACCGACATGGGTTTTGCCCTGAAATTCGGGGCCCTTTACTTCAAAGTGCCCGAGACCATCAGGGCCGAGGTGTCGGGAAAGTTCCAGAAGCGTGTCGGGGCAAAAGATCTCATTCTCTCGATTGCGGCTGATATCGGGGCGGACGGTGCTACCTACAAGGCGATCCAGTTCACCGGCAGGACCATTGCGAAGATGGATATGGCGGGGCGCATGACGCTCTGTAACATGGCCATCGAGATGGGCGCGAAAGCCGGGATCGTTGCGCCCGACAAGGTGACCTGGGAATACATGAAAGGGCGGCGGAAGATGAAGCCGTTCGAGCTGGACAGCGACCCGGGTGCGAAATTTGCAGAGACGCGTTCCTACAATGTCTCGGACCTTGAACCAACGGTAGCCGTTCCCCACAACGTGGATACCGGCGTCCCGGTCAGCAAGGTGGCCGGCACCCACGTGGACCAGGTCTTCATCGGCTCGTGCACGAACGGCCGGTTCGAGGATCTCGAAGAGGCGGCAGAGGTTCTCGGGAAGAAGAAGTTCAACCCGAAGATCCGGGTCATCATCATCCCGGCGTCCCGGGATGAATATCTCAGGACGCTCAGGGCGGGCCTCATCGAGAAATTTGTCAAAGCCGGGGCCCTTGTAGAGGCTCCGTGCTGCGGTCCATGCATGGGCGGGGCATTCGGCCTCATTGCTCCCGGCGAGGTCTCGCTCTCGACGTCAAACCGGAACTTCAAGGGCCGGCAGGGAAGCACTGACGGCAAGGTATACCTCTGCTCCCCGGCAACGGCAGCGGCGAGTGCAATCACGGGCGAGATCACCGACCCGAGGGAGGTGTGATCATGGCCGCAAAGAAGACCGTGCCGGTAAAAAAGGTTGTCATGGATCCTGGTCCAAAGACAAAGAACATGCGGGTCTGGAAGTTCGGCGACGATATCGATACCGATGCCATCATCCCGGGGCGGTTCCTCACCATCAACAACCCGGACGAGCTCGCAAAGCATGCCTTTGAAGGCACCCGGGACGAGTTTGCAAAGAAAGTGCAGGAAGGAGACGTCATCGTCGGGGGACGGAACTTTGGCTGCGGCTCTTCCCGGGAACACGCCCCGCTTGCCCTGATAGGGGCCGGTGTGAAAGTCGTTATCGCAAAATCGTTTGCCCGGATATTCTTCCGGAACTCGGTGAACGTGGGGGTGCTCCCCGTGGTCTGCCCGGATGCAGACAAGATTGCCGACGGGACAAAGATCACCCTGAATCTCAGGGAAGGATTCCTTGAAGCAGGGGAGAAGAGATATCCCATTGAGCCCGTGCCGGTATTCATGCAGGGCATCATCGATGCCGGCGGGCTTGTGGAATACGCAAAGAACCTCAGGGAGATACCGGTATGTACAAGATAGCGTCAATCGGCGGAGATGGGATCGGCCCGGAGATCGTGGCCGAAGGAAAGAAAGTACTCGAGGCAGCGGGGGAGAAGTTCAATTTCGATATCCAGTGGACGGATTTCGATATCGGGGCCGATCGCTACCTTGCAACAAAGAAACTGGTTACCGAAGACGACTTGAAGGAACTGAAAAAGTTCAAGGCAATCTACTTCGGTGCAATCGGTGACGAGCGGGTGAAACCGGGCATTCTGGAGAAGGGTATCCTCCTGGCCCTCCGCTTCCACTTCGACCAGTACGTCAACCTCAGGCCGATCAAGCTCCTCCACGGTGTCGAGACCCCGCTGGCGGGAAAAGGGCCAAAGGACATCGATTTCGTGGTAGTCCGCGAGAATACCGAGGACTTTTACGTGGGTATCGGCTCGCGGTTCAGGAAACACCAGAAGATCGAGCTCGATGTGGTCCGCGACATCTACAATGTGAAGTTCGGCCTCGATGTCACGAGCGATGCAGAGGAGATCGCCTACCAGATAGGCGTCATCACCCGCGAAGGTTCCCGCAGGGTCCAGACCTATGCGTTTGACCTTGCCATGCAGAGAAAGAAGAAACTCACTTCCGTGGACAAGGCTAACGTCCTCTCGGACGTGTACGGCCTCTGGCGCGATGTCTTTTTGGAGACCGCAAAGAAATATCCCGATGTCACGACCGAGTTCAATTTCGTGGATGCCATTACGATGTGGTTTGTCAAGAACCCCGAGTGGTTCGATGTCGTGGTAACGCCCAACATGTTCGGCGACATCATCACCGACCTCGGCGCCATGATCCAGGGCGGTCTCGGGCTTGCACCCGGCGGCAACATCAACCCGAAGGGCACCTCGATGTTCGAGCCCATCCACGGCTCTGCCCCGAAGTACAAGGGCATGGATGTGGCAAATCCCATCGCCACCATCTGGGCAGGCTCGCTCCTGCTCGATCACCTTGGCGAGCACAAGGCAGCCGGTGCGATTGTCAACGCAATTGAGAAGAGCATCAGGGATGGCGTGGTAACCAAGGATCTCGGCGGGACCGCCGGGACCGCAAAGACCGGATCATACATTGCCGAGTGCGTGAAGAAAGGTAAATAATTTCCTCCTTTTTTAGTTGAAACGGTTATCCCCTCACATCTTCGGGGGGGCATGATCATCTGCCCGGGGCATACCGGCCGCATGTGAAGGCATCCGGGATTTTTCGTTACGCACGTTTCCGGATCTTCACCACACTTAACCAGGGGGGTTGGCCGGACCCGGCCAGGAAGGATGAGAGGGGTCGGTGGGGGAAAATTGGTTTTACAAAAACAGGGGACTCAGGCAATGTTTCCGGTGTAATTATTCAGGTCCAATACCCGGGGAGGGGCTGCGATTTTGTAACATTTCCACCTCCGACCCCCCCTCAGCACCTTCCGGTTTTGAGTGAAAAATCACGGATTTTATCTCGTGAAAATAAAAAAATACGGTTTTATGATGAAGGGAGGGTCGGAGGTGGAAATTTATTTTGGCAATGGACCTGATCCCGGGTTTGAGACCGCGTTATGATTCCCGGACAGAAAGGGAACTGGGGGACGGGAAGAACGCGGGAAACCGTAAAAACAAATTAAAATGAATCCCGGACTGGCTCGCTTATTCATGCTGACGTAGTGGAGAATCTCCGGTAAGATGCGCCATCAGGCCCGGCATCACCTGAAATGCCGGTCTACAGCATAGTCAACGAAAGGAAGCGTCATGTACAGTGCTGAACTCCATAAAGATCCTGTCAGCGCGACAAGAATGCAAACCACGGAGACCACGGGAACAACAAGATTCCCCACAAGAACACCCCGGATATACGCCGGTTTCAGCGTTGACTCGGTCAGTCTGCAGCCTTTTGTTGCATACCACCACTGGATGGACATGCCCATACCGATTGCAAAGAGATTTGCTTCAAATATCATTGCACCCAGGGAAGCACCGGAGAAATCCCCGGAAAACGAGGTGGAAAACGGCAGGAGCGCAACAAACATGAGCGTCACGAGGTTAATCCAGATAAAAGTCTTGTCGGGGACCCGCACGGAATGAAACTGCTGGTGCTGGCTGAGCCAGAATGCTCCCAGGATCAGGAATGCAAGGACATAATGGAAGAAATCTGAATAAAGCGAGGAGAGAAAGTGGAGGGCGTATGCATTCGACTGCACAAGAGTAGCCTTGTCCGGCAGGTTCAGCCCGATAACAAGAAGTGTCATCGCGAACGCAAAGATACCATCCGAAAGCGCTTCGAGCCTGCCTTTGGTGAGGTGCAGCTCTTCAACTGTATCCTTCTCTTCTGCCATAGTATGCTGAAGAGATGTGGGTTTTTGGAAAATTTAATTTCTCGCGAAAGAGATTCGGGGAGATGGACGATGGAACAGAAACAAAACCGCATGCGGCTGCCATAGAATGATCTGCGGTTTCTTAATCGTCCAGGATCGATCCGAATACGTTCAGACCCTGTTCAACGATATTATGAAGCCGACAGAACACGTCCGCTGTATTGCATTCTGCCGGTTCCGGCAGGGGAGATGGAATTTCCGGGCCGGAAAATGCCGGTCCAGCCTGATTTATCCCTGGCTGAGGCAGTGCAAAGACCGTCTTTTCCTTCTCCACGGACTGCTGAGGGTAGATATGGATGACCCGTGACGTGATCGTCTCCACCCTGCCGCCCGCGGAAGTCACGGTATAGAGCGTGCCTGCAGAGTAATTCTTGTCACTGTTCCCACCCGGCACGCCATCCTGGTAATTGGTCATATCCTCAACCACCGGAAACCCGCTGATATTCTTCTGTTGTACAAAATCCTCGTGCTTATGACCCATGAGAACCAGACTCGGCTTGACGATGAGATTCTTGCCGATATCCTTCCCGAGCGAAGAGAGCGTCCTGTCTTTATTCATGTACCAGTGCGTGGCGATGATGGCGTTCGAACGGGAACTGTTGGCAAGAGTTGCCCGGATGCGGGAGAGTTCCTCGCGGGAAAGGGTTTTGTCGGTATAATCGATGCCAACAAGATCGAAATCGCCGACGGAGGTAACATAACCGTTTTCCGGTTCTCCCGTATACCGGGTGTAGTACTGGTAATTTTTCCCATAGTCCGTATCGTGGTTACCGGCGATCACGTAAACGGGGATCGTGGTCAGGTTCCGGGCACGGAGATAGGTATCCCATTCCTTCTTTTTGTCCCAGGTATTCACCAGATCGCCGGTGATGATGAGCGCCGAGATATTATACCGGTTCTTCTGGGATTCGAGATACGAGAATGTCAGGTTATACGTATCCGGGTAATAGGTGGCAAGATTCTGGGTATCCGAGAGGTGGACAATCGAGTACGTAACGGTATTTCCCTCTGCCAGCACGGAAGCAGGAATGCAGATGCAGCACATGATCATGGCAGGCAGGAGCAGGCGGGAAACGGGACCGGTCACCATAGTAAGAGGATTCAGGAAGAGAAGATGTTGAAGGTTATGATCCGGATCGCTGAAAGGATCGCTTACTCTTTGGGCTGAACAGAGGATGAGTCGTTATTATCTGCGGGGCCTGGCTTGTCCCTGGAGAAGATCGAGCGGAGGGCACCGAACGGGGAGCGTACATTGTTTTCCGGCTCTTTCGGGCGTACGCCTTTGAAGAGAATTTCTGCTTCGGCTGCACCCTCCTCCACGTACATCTTGTCAGTGACATCTTCGATGGATCCCGCAATCGCCACCGTCTTCCCGTTCCGGACTACCGGGATCTCGTTTGCTTCAACCCAGATGCGCTTCCCGCTGCCGGTGAGCATCTCCAGCCGGTACGGGGGCTCGCGCCGGCCGGACGAAACCGCCCGCAGGGTACGTTCGAGACCGGCTGCGTTCGCCGGGTTATCAGTCAGGAAATCGGTCCACGCCCGCTTTCCCTCCCCGGGCCTGCACCCGAGCAGGGAGCGGATCCGGGGACTGACATAAACAAGGGTATGGTCGGGAGTATGGGAATAGTACATCTGGCTCCCGCTTTCCAGCACGAGCATCAGTTCCTCGTCCCGCTTCCTGATCGCTTTCTGCTCGTTCTTGACGGGGGTCATGTCCCGGCCGGCAGCAACGATCACACTGACGTTTTTGTCCGCATCCAGGATGGACCTGGCCGACCAGCTGATACACCGCATGCCCTTTGGGGTCTGGATCCACTGCTCCACGATACAGGCAAACGGGGGACGGAAGAGCTTGGTCATCTGGGTGGCAACAACATCGGCGTACCGCTCATCGTTCACCGGCATGAACACGCTCCCTACCAGTTCGTCCCGGGATTTCCCGAGCGCTTCAGAGTACGCAGAGTTCACGAAAAGAAGGCGGCCTTCCAGGCTGAATTTGACCAAAAAATCCTGCTGGCACTCGACAAGATCCTTGTAGTGAGTCTCCGTGGCATCCATTGTCATGACCACATGTTCCTGTGCCGGTTCACGTCTGATATGCCGGGCAAAAGAGAGGGTTTTCTCTCCACACATGATCATCTGTCGCAGAACTATTAATGTTGCACGATGCGGGATCATACCGGGGGAGAATTATGCCGCAACCGGCTGCTGATATCTATAAGGCATAGCACCCCAAGGTATGATTACAAGGTGGGAACGATGACGACCGACCGATACGACGGGGCATTCACCGGGCTTGAAGCAGCTATCGTACTCATAGCGTTCGTCACCGTTGCCGCGGTCTTTTCCTACGTGGTGATAGGCGCCGGTTTCTTTACCACCCAGAAAAGCCAGGAGGTCATCCATTCCGGTCTCCAGCAGGCCAGCTCGGCCCTGATGATGACCGGGAGCGTGTACGGTGTCGGCACCCCGGGAAGCACCATAGATATGGTCAATTTCAGCATCAGCGTTGCATCCGGAGGGACACCTATCGACATGGAAAAAGTGGTGATCACGTACAGCGATAAAAACCACCTGGAGACCCTCAAGCCCGTCCCGGGATATTACAGTTCTTCCACCACGCCGGGAACATGGGCCATTACGGAACGGCAGAACGAGCGGGGAGTTTCCGATAACGTGCTGGAGAAAGGCGAACAGTTCTCCATCAGCGTTCACCCTACAACCGGTATTACGAAAGATACTGAGTTTTCTATCGAAGTTGCACCGGCCGGGGGTGCATCGATGCAGATCCAGCGCACGGCACCGTCTTCGATCTATGGGGTAACCCATTTCTATTAAAGCCAGTAAAAGAGGGGGACAAAGAGGTCCCGTGTACGAGGATCAGACTGCGGCACCAAGTTTCTGCTGTCCTTCGACAATGCGATGGAATCTCTGGGGAGACGCTTCCGGGATCTTGACGATACGGGTAAGCCGTTCCTTGCCGTATATCACGGCCCTGAGGCTGGCAAGGGAGAGGGTAAAATTGCCGGCCTCGAAGAGTTCCACGTTCAGCGCTTTGCCGGAGGCCGAAACCTGGGCAAGCCCCCGGGTAGCCCCGAGGTAGTAGTTCCAGTTGCGGGTGAGGTCCTCCACCTGCACTACTACCCGGCCCGAGACTGCCCGGATGAGATCTGAGCGGCGGATGGCATACCTGGTACCGAGGATATGGAGCTCGATAACTTCGTGCACATCCCCGTTAGTGTCTATGGCGCTGTATCCGGTCCGCTGGAGGTATCCTGCTTTTTCCATCATACACGACCACCTTCTGTCGTATCATGGCGTTGATCCCGGGGGTATATAACCCGTCAGCGTGCGCAGGG encodes:
- a CDS encoding flippase-like domain-containing protein; protein product: MEKSQVKWLYISVAFSLAVLIIILYFTINENTLSYLQKINPWFLLLAFLTHVLTMCFWAMRVKKMSGSLGYRIGFFYSLNLVFANLLAAAVTPAQTGGEPVRIHELYKANVPIGDATAVVIMERVLDGIALAALAAFSMIVLTEQWKSLGAISEIMVYVTWVFVAGCLFLFYLAIRRPDVIKRVVNRCARFFTKKWEEAKVDELLIRADKEIDNFQQSVVKFVRSAKGGLLWGMLFTLLYWVSEIVTASLILVGLGQPPLILESFVIQLILAILMMIPLTPGSSGIAELGATSMYALFIPASIVGIFVVIWRIVLYYFNIALGVLSSIIIVRREAKKAAE
- a CDS encoding bifunctional nuclease family protein translates to MTQVRCEVKGVFVAMGEASTVPLVVLSDGSDRMLPIFIGIWEAISINSAKNREVLPRPFTHDLFLDLCGKFSITFRFLQIDSLEDGVYYAQLVFARDQHEEYLDCRPSDGIALALRGDVPIFVDESVLAAAGQTAEDLPAIVDLTTFLQNK
- the hisE gene encoding phosphoribosyl-ATP diphosphatase; translated protein: MTAPVDPGVIAEIWDVICERAAHPTEESYTSRLLNDKKGIDKVLEKVGEESTEFILAVKNGVNERTVEETADLLFHLLVALRAADADLADVMQELGNRRK
- a CDS encoding NusA-like transcription termination signal-binding factor, translated to MERNIGFKERRYIEELRILTKSTALDCVIDDRFDRVIYVIRPGDMGLAIGKKGENIRRLQNVLGKRIEMVEYDETPDAFIANIFKPAEVVGIDRTAEGPVNVLVRQRTDLGIAIGKAGCNIEKARILCRRFFGLEVGEVLLLQVAS
- a CDS encoding SIMPL domain-containing protein (The SIMPL domain is named for its presence in mouse protein SIMPL (signalling molecule that associates with mouse pelle-like kinase). Bacterial member BP26, from Brucella, was shown to assemble into a channel-like structure, while YggE from E. coli has been associated with resistance to oxidative stress.); this translates as MIRRLSLCMVAVAVIAMALVGCAAAADSTVNDHVIHATGTGTILGTPDRAQVTFSVQTENADVKVAQADNAQKMNNVINALVSAGIPRDALKTTGYNIYPVYDDTSKALFDQKVKTYRVTNTLTVTLHDVSKTGDVIDIAVANGINQADSIQFMLSDEQSQVLRTQALQKAVVRARSDADTVAAAMGTNITGVQNADIGAGYSPVLYQNYSLDAGVGMKTAAAPTPIQPGDVTVTATVTITYTIR
- a CDS encoding 3-isopropylmalate dehydratase large subunit; translated protein: MEATIVEKIFSRKCGKEIRAGEMVMAPLDGTMIHDITGPLAIQKFYEMGGKKVYDPERIIMLFDHQIPADSIEAASNHVYMRKFAEEQGIHNYDINEGVCHQVTIEKGRAAPGEIVVGADSHTCMYGATGAFATGIGSTDMGFALKFGALYFKVPETIRAEVSGKFQKRVGAKDLILSIAADIGADGATYKAIQFTGRTIAKMDMAGRMTLCNMAIEMGAKAGIVAPDKVTWEYMKGRRKMKPFELDSDPGAKFAETRSYNVSDLEPTVAVPHNVDTGVPVSKVAGTHVDQVFIGSCTNGRFEDLEEAAEVLGKKKFNPKIRVIIIPASRDEYLRTLRAGLIEKFVKAGALVEAPCCGPCMGGAFGLIAPGEVSLSTSNRNFKGRQGSTDGKVYLCSPATAAASAITGEITDPREV
- a CDS encoding 3-isopropylmalate dehydratase small subunit, which produces MRVWKFGDDIDTDAIIPGRFLTINNPDELAKHAFEGTRDEFAKKVQEGDVIVGGRNFGCGSSREHAPLALIGAGVKVVIAKSFARIFFRNSVNVGVLPVVCPDADKIADGTKITLNLREGFLEAGEKRYPIEPVPVFMQGIIDAGGLVEYAKNLREIPVCTR
- a CDS encoding isocitrate/isopropylmalate dehydrogenase family protein — its product is MYKIASIGGDGIGPEIVAEGKKVLEAAGEKFNFDIQWTDFDIGADRYLATKKLVTEDDLKELKKFKAIYFGAIGDERVKPGILEKGILLALRFHFDQYVNLRPIKLLHGVETPLAGKGPKDIDFVVVRENTEDFYVGIGSRFRKHQKIELDVVRDIYNVKFGLDVTSDAEEIAYQIGVITREGSRRVQTYAFDLAMQRKKKLTSVDKANVLSDVYGLWRDVFLETAKKYPDVTTEFNFVDAITMWFVKNPEWFDVVVTPNMFGDIITDLGAMIQGGLGLAPGGNINPKGTSMFEPIHGSAPKYKGMDVANPIATIWAGSLLLDHLGEHKAAGAIVNAIEKSIRDGVVTKDLGGTAGTAKTGSYIAECVKKGK
- a CDS encoding TMEM175 family protein, coding for MAEEKDTVEELHLTKGRLEALSDGIFAFAMTLLVIGLNLPDKATLVQSNAYALHFLSSLYSDFFHYVLAFLILGAFWLSQHQQFHSVRVPDKTFIWINLVTLMFVALLPFSTSFSGDFSGASLGAMIFEANLFAIGMGMSIQWWYATKGCRLTESTLKPAYIRGVLVGNLVVPVVSVVCILVALTGSLWSSALYMTLPFVDYAVDRHFR
- a CDS encoding metallophosphoesterase; translation: MVTGPVSRLLLPAMIMCCICIPASVLAEGNTVTYSIVHLSDTQNLATYYPDTYNLTFSYLESQKNRYNISALIITGDLVNTWDKKKEWDTYLRARNLTTIPVYVIAGNHDTDYGKNYQYYTRYTGEPENGYVTSVGDFDLVGIDYTDKTLSREELSRIRATLANSSRSNAIIATHWYMNKDRTLSSLGKDIGKNLIVKPSLVLMGHKHEDFVQQKNISGFPVVEDMTNYQDGVPGGNSDKNYSAGTLYTVTSAGGRVETITSRVIHIYPQQSVEKEKTVFALPQPGINQAGPAFSGPEIPSPLPEPAECNTADVFCRLHNIVEQGLNVFGSILDD
- a CDS encoding PAS domain-containing protein, with product MIMCGEKTLSFARHIRREPAQEHVVMTMDATETHYKDLVECQQDFLVKFSLEGRLLFVNSAYSEALGKSRDELVGSVFMPVNDERYADVVATQMTKLFRPPFACIVEQWIQTPKGMRCISWSARSILDADKNVSVIVAAGRDMTPVKNEQKAIRKRDEELMLVLESGSQMYYSHTPDHTLVYVSPRIRSLLGCRPGEGKRAWTDFLTDNPANAAGLERTLRAVSSGRREPPYRLEMLTGSGKRIWVEANEIPVVRNGKTVAIAGSIEDVTDKMYVEEGAAEAEILFKGVRPKEPENNVRSPFGALRSIFSRDKPGPADNNDSSSVQPKE
- a CDS encoding flagellin, producing MTTDRYDGAFTGLEAAIVLIAFVTVAAVFSYVVIGAGFFTTQKSQEVIHSGLQQASSALMMTGSVYGVGTPGSTIDMVNFSISVASGGTPIDMEKVVITYSDKNHLETLKPVPGYYSSSTTPGTWAITERQNERGVSDNVLEKGEQFSISVHPTTGITKDTEFSIEVAPAGGASMQIQRTAPSSIYGVTHFY